One window from the genome of Buchnera aphidicola (Macrosiphoniella sanborni) encodes:
- the nuoL gene encoding NADH-quinone oxidoreductase subunit L → MNIIFFITLFPFLGFLFLSCVQDMISKKIISNTGILTIFISFLTTCFYVVMMYKNNHRIFVQKLWNWLSINDLKIDCSFLIDGLSLSMLFLITGIGLLVHIYSSWYMKYKEGYSRFFAYINLFIASMSLLVLANNLLFMYLGWEGVSVCSYLLIGFYYNKLNNCHSALKAFILTRISDVFLMIGIFLIYRKYDTFNFEEIKFLSNILNTDNIFDLNLITFFLLIGVIGKSAQLPLHTWLTDAMVGPSPVSALIHAATMVTAGVYLIARMHFLFLLTPKILYFIGLLSVLTILVSSISALFQKDIKRILAYSTMSQIGYMFLALSVQAWSAAIMHLIIHGIFKALLFLSAGSLIVSCKNQKNIFKMGGLRKKLPFLYINFIVGGASLVSFPLITSGFYSKGNILFNVLKSEHFYFFLIALFCSFLTALYTFRMIFLVFHGHGHENHQVVPVNNINHNLPLCILLVLSTVLGSYISPPLFYVFPISFLLHDGKFIIEVISSVLSIFGIYLSYLLWIKNPYWINKFLQYKFIKKIHYFFLTGWGFDYFYNVFFVNFYLYISIMLSCDPLDKIINYFLKIIRICNICLLKSSNGYIRWYIFSIILGINIIFISIFLCWMSIK, encoded by the coding sequence ATGAATATTATTTTTTTCATAACTCTGTTTCCGTTTTTAGGATTTTTATTTTTGTCTTGCGTGCAAGATATGATTTCCAAAAAAATTATATCAAATACAGGCATATTGACAATATTTATATCATTTTTAACAACATGTTTTTATGTTGTAATGATGTATAAAAATAATCATCGAATTTTTGTACAAAAATTATGGAATTGGTTATCTATTAATGATTTAAAGATTGATTGTAGTTTTCTTATTGATGGATTGTCTTTAAGTATGTTATTTCTAATTACAGGAATTGGATTGTTAGTACATATATATTCTTCTTGGTATATGAAATATAAAGAAGGTTATTCACGTTTTTTTGCATATATTAATTTATTTATAGCAAGTATGTCTCTGTTAGTACTCGCTAATAATTTGTTATTTATGTATTTAGGATGGGAAGGAGTAAGTGTATGTTCATATTTATTGATTGGTTTTTATTATAATAAGTTAAATAATTGTCATTCTGCTCTCAAAGCATTTATTCTAACTCGAATTTCTGATGTTTTTCTTATGATTGGAATATTTTTAATATATAGAAAATATGATACTTTTAATTTTGAAGAAATTAAGTTTTTATCTAATATTTTAAATACAGATAATATTTTTGATTTGAATCTCATTACATTTTTTTTATTAATAGGAGTTATCGGAAAATCAGCGCAATTGCCTTTGCACACTTGGTTAACTGATGCTATGGTGGGTCCAAGTCCTGTATCAGCTTTAATACATGCAGCTACAATGGTAACAGCAGGAGTATATTTAATTGCTAGAATGCATTTTTTATTTTTACTTACTCCGAAAATATTATATTTTATAGGATTATTAAGTGTATTAACAATATTAGTTTCTAGTATTTCAGCTTTGTTTCAAAAAGATATTAAACGTATTTTAGCATATTCTACTATGAGTCAAATAGGGTACATGTTTTTAGCTTTAAGTGTTCAAGCATGGAGTGCAGCGATTATGCATTTAATTATACATGGAATATTTAAAGCATTATTATTTTTATCTGCAGGTTCATTGATTGTTTCATGTAAAAATCAGAAAAATATATTTAAAATGGGAGGTTTACGAAAAAAATTACCATTTTTATATATTAATTTCATAGTTGGAGGAGCTTCTTTAGTTTCATTTCCTTTGATCACTTCTGGTTTTTATAGTAAAGGTAATATTTTGTTTAATGTTCTAAAAAGTGAACATTTTTATTTTTTTTTAATTGCTTTATTTTGTTCTTTTTTAACTGCTTTGTATACCTTTAGAATGATTTTTTTAGTTTTTCATGGTCATGGTCATGAAAATCATCAAGTAGTTCCTGTAAACAATATCAATCATAATCTTCCATTATGCATTTTATTAGTTTTATCAACTGTATTAGGTTCATATATATCACCACCATTGTTTTATGTGTTTCCTATATCTTTTTTATTACATGATGGTAAGTTTATTATTGAAGTTATATCTAGTGTATTATCTATTTTTGGAATATATTTATCTTACTTATTATGGATTAAAAATCCATATTGGATAAACAAATTTTTGCAATATAAATTTATAAAAAAAATACATTATTTTTTTTTAACAGGATGGGGTTTCGATTATTTTTATAATGTTTTTTTTGTAAACTTTTATTTGTATATCTCTATAATGTTATCTTGTGATCCATTAGATAAAATTATTAATTATTTTTTAAAAATTATTAGAATATGTAATATATGTTTACTAAAAAGTAGTAATGGTTATATAAGATGGTATATATTTTCAATCATATTAGGGATAAATATAATTTTTATATCAATTTTTTTATGTTGGATGAGTATAAAGTAA
- a CDS encoding NuoM family protein: MLLSFLIIIPFLSSIFAFFSYKFHKNFPRWISLLGIILIFCIITTIFFEEYNTLFQISDGVNWNRQLIIPWITRFGIEFNIAVDGFSIIMIFFSVFLSIIAILCSWNEIKNNAGFFYLNFMLVITGIIGVFIACDLFLFFCFWEIMLLPMYFLIILWSDQNKIKKIIIAANKFFIYGQISGLILLSSILLLALNHYHNTNILTFNYNMLLHEHINKNIEYITMLGFFLAFIIKMPIVPFHGWLPDLHSQSISCGSIEIIGVLLKTAPYALLRYNLVLFPHIIHQFAPIAIFLGLLSIFYGSWIAFSQINIKKFIAYSSISHMGLILIAIYSHSEIALQGVIIQMLSSSLTTAALCVLSGQLYKYFKTQDINKMQGLWSCIYWLPGFSLFFSLSNLGIPGTGNFIGEFLILSGVFQVFPYISILATMSIIFSSVYSLNFIQKIFYGSCEKKMPIIFIQKKSLCIIMMLAIVLIFFGLYPQKVINISYSFIHNIHKRI, translated from the coding sequence ATGTTACTTTCTTTTTTAATTATTATTCCATTTTTAAGTAGTATTTTTGCATTTTTTTCTTATAAATTTCATAAAAATTTTCCTCGTTGGATTTCTTTATTAGGGATAATTTTGATATTTTGTATTATAACAACAATATTTTTTGAAGAATATAATACTTTATTTCAAATAAGCGATGGTGTGAATTGGAATCGTCAATTAATTATACCTTGGATAACAAGATTTGGAATTGAATTTAATATTGCTGTTGATGGATTTTCTATTATTATGATCTTTTTCTCTGTTTTTTTATCCATCATTGCAATTTTATGTTCTTGGAATGAAATTAAAAATAACGCAGGTTTTTTTTATTTGAATTTTATGCTTGTTATTACTGGGATAATTGGTGTTTTTATAGCTTGTGATCTTTTTTTATTTTTTTGTTTTTGGGAAATCATGTTACTTCCCATGTATTTTTTAATTATCTTATGGAGCGATCAAAATAAAATAAAAAAAATTATTATTGCTGCTAATAAATTTTTTATTTATGGACAAATTTCTGGTTTAATATTGTTATCATCTATTTTATTATTAGCTTTAAATCATTATCATAATACTAATATATTAACTTTTAATTATAATATGTTACTTCATGAACATATAAATAAAAATATAGAATATATTACTATGTTAGGTTTTTTTTTAGCGTTTATTATAAAAATGCCTATTGTTCCATTTCACGGATGGTTGCCAGATTTACATTCTCAATCTATTTCTTGTGGTTCGATAGAAATTATTGGCGTGTTATTAAAAACTGCTCCTTATGCACTTCTGCGGTATAATTTAGTTTTATTCCCTCATATAATACATCAATTTGCTCCCATAGCAATATTTTTAGGTTTATTAAGTATATTTTATGGGTCTTGGATTGCTTTTTCACAAATAAATATTAAAAAATTTATTGCATATTCTTCTATTTCTCATATGGGATTAATTTTGATAGCAATTTATAGTCATAGTGAAATAGCATTACAAGGTGTAATTATACAAATGTTATCAAGTAGTTTAACTACTGCAGCTTTATGTGTTTTATCTGGACAATTATATAAATATTTTAAAACTCAAGATATAAATAAAATGCAAGGTTTATGGTCTTGTATTTATTGGCTTCCAGGTTTTTCTTTATTTTTTTCTTTATCAAATTTGGGAATTCCAGGGACTGGTAATTTTATTGGTGAATTTTTAATTTTATCTGGTGTTTTTCAAGTGTTTCCATATATTTCAATATTAGCAACAATGAGTATTATTTTTTCTTCTGTTTATTCTTTAAATTTTATACAAAAAATTTTTTATGGTTCATGCGAAAAAAAAATGCCTATTATTTTTATTCAAAAAAAATCATTATGTATAATTATGATGTTAGCTATTGTTTTAATTTTTTTCGGTTTATATCCACAAAAAGTTATAAATATTTCATATAGTTTTATACATAATATTCACAAAAGAATTTAA